A genomic stretch from Terriglobus sp. RCC_193 includes:
- a CDS encoding beta-galactosidase family protein: MPVLRASAFATCVLAFFPVGSQHAQAQSAPVHSFTVSGRDFLMDGKPYQVISGEMHYPRIPREYWRDRLRKAKAMGLNTITTYAFWNLHEPRPGVYDFSGQNDLAAFLHDAQAQGLNVILRPGPYVCAEWELGGYPSWLLKDRTLTLRSTNPAYHAAVQRWFQRLAVEVKPLLLKNGGPIIAVQVENEYGAFGDDLNYLQQVKDDMVHAGLGDDLMFTSNQASDLAKGSLPDLPAAVNFGAGNAATSTAMLEKFRPSGPRIVGEYWAGWFDKWGEEHHETDGRKEAQEFQWMLEHGYSVSMYMFHGGSSFGWMNGADSHTGKDYHPDTTSYDYDAPLDESGSPRYKYALLQQAIATATHTSPMPVPKASERRVFPVGAVKESASLWDNLPRPVHSETPLTFEDLDQNFGYVLYRTTLPAHAGNTLTVNGLHDYAVVYVDRKQIGTLDRRLDQSTVTLPSGLRDGAVLDILVENTGRVNYSHAILTERTGITEKVMLGDAEVSGWEMFSLPMQDLSRLRFRSGACTGPCFFRTTMTVDRPADTFLDTRGLHKGQLWLGAHNLGRFWSIGPQFTLYTPAPWLHAGANRITWFDLEGNSRHENLTAVHDPVYGAVTHSRESQ, from the coding sequence TTGCCTGTTCTCCGTGCTTCTGCCTTCGCTACATGCGTACTCGCCTTCTTTCCAGTTGGTTCACAACACGCTCAGGCGCAGAGCGCGCCGGTTCATAGCTTCACCGTCTCAGGGCGAGACTTCCTCATGGATGGCAAGCCCTACCAGGTCATCTCCGGCGAAATGCATTATCCGCGTATCCCGCGTGAATACTGGCGTGACCGGCTACGAAAAGCAAAAGCAATGGGACTGAATACCATCACCACTTACGCCTTCTGGAACCTGCATGAACCACGCCCAGGAGTCTACGATTTCAGCGGACAGAATGACCTTGCTGCGTTTCTCCATGATGCGCAGGCCCAGGGGTTGAATGTGATCCTGCGTCCCGGCCCGTACGTCTGTGCGGAGTGGGAGCTTGGAGGCTATCCTTCCTGGCTGCTGAAAGATCGCACGCTTACCTTGCGATCAACCAATCCCGCATACCATGCGGCCGTCCAGCGTTGGTTTCAGAGGCTGGCCGTCGAGGTGAAACCACTGCTGCTGAAGAACGGTGGCCCCATCATCGCCGTCCAGGTCGAGAACGAATATGGGGCCTTCGGCGACGATCTGAACTATCTGCAGCAGGTGAAGGATGACATGGTGCACGCGGGACTCGGCGACGATCTGATGTTCACGTCCAACCAGGCCTCGGACCTGGCCAAAGGCTCGCTTCCGGATCTTCCGGCTGCAGTGAACTTCGGCGCGGGCAATGCCGCCACCTCCACTGCCATGCTCGAGAAGTTTCGGCCCAGCGGTCCGCGCATAGTGGGTGAATACTGGGCCGGATGGTTCGACAAATGGGGCGAAGAACATCACGAAACCGACGGCCGTAAAGAAGCGCAGGAGTTTCAATGGATGCTGGAGCACGGCTACTCAGTCTCCATGTACATGTTCCATGGCGGCAGTAGTTTTGGATGGATGAACGGCGCTGACTCTCACACAGGCAAGGACTACCATCCAGACACCACCAGCTACGATTACGACGCTCCACTGGATGAATCCGGCTCGCCGCGCTACAAATATGCGTTGTTGCAACAGGCTATTGCCACCGCAACGCACACCAGCCCAATGCCAGTGCCAAAGGCCTCGGAACGTCGCGTTTTCCCTGTTGGCGCAGTTAAGGAATCGGCCTCACTCTGGGACAATCTGCCCAGGCCAGTCCATTCTGAAACACCGCTCACCTTCGAAGACCTGGATCAGAACTTCGGCTACGTACTCTACCGCACCACCTTGCCTGCACACGCAGGAAACACGCTCACCGTCAACGGTCTGCATGACTACGCAGTGGTGTATGTGGATCGAAAGCAGATCGGCACACTCGACCGCCGACTGGATCAATCCACTGTGACACTGCCTTCGGGTCTTCGTGACGGCGCAGTGCTCGACATTCTGGTGGAGAACACCGGCCGCGTCAATTACTCCCACGCCATCCTGACAGAACGCACCGGAATCACGGAAAAGGTCATGCTGGGCGATGCGGAAGTAAGCGGATGGGAGATGTTTTCGCTTCCCATGCAGGACCTCTCCCGCCTACGGTTCCGTTCTGGCGCCTGCACTGGTCCCTGCTTCTTCCGAACCACCATGACCGTCGACCGTCCCGCCGATACGTTCCTCGACACGCGCGGACTTCACAAAGGACAGCTCTGGCTGGGTGCGCACAACCTGGGCCGTTTCTGGTCAATTGGGCCGCAATTCACGCTGTATACGCCGGCACCATGGCTCCACGCCGGAGCGAATCGCATCACATGGTTCGACCTTGAGGGCAATAGCCGACACGAAAACCTCACCGCAGTGCACGATCCCGTCTACGGAGCCGTAACGCACAGTCGCGAGTCGCAGTAG
- a CDS encoding carboxypeptidase regulatory-like domain-containing protein: MKAIRDYSETRRRSRQWIWAALLAALLLTLSPLHAQVDQGTITGTVTDPSGAVVPNASVTVTNVDTGFTQSDKTDSRGLYTFSPLKIGRYSVKVAAPGFATKQQDNVQLHVGERTGINIGLAIGSEETVQVTTEPPLLQTEDGSTGQVVDAQTIVDTPLNGRNYVFIAQLSAGIAPGNGSRGAGKGDFSANGMRSEQNNFLLDGVDNNVNVVDFFNGASYNVKPPPEALAEFKVQTGSYSAEYGHSAGAVVNVSVKSGTNSIHGSAWEYIRNDAFDIHEWASFGNRVVPKYRQNQFGGTIGFPIIKDKLFFFGDAEANRIIFGESGNYSVPTALMRQGDFSELLNTNLTGATPVQLVQPNSGNQATPLSCNGKLNVLCPSQINQTALNILKMYPAPNQSVNGLITNNYFSNRNAVDNTTQFDVRVDYNATQKDQAFVRASYSNTPGTRTPVFGNVLDGGGFGDTGTIVNLSEALAASETHVFNPNFVNEIRFGYNYGNFGFNPPNTDKSGVAASIGLGGIPGGANNGGLPNVAVTGISSFGSPTWAPTNEYQNVYQILDNVTKIVRSHSIRMGVSFQRIRFSTLQPIEPRGAYNFTGKFTAAQGSPTVGGVAYSGSGVADFLTNNMDTAYVTNISTTDDVRWIRAGYFQDDWKITPKFTLNVGLRYEYAQPYKERHDHQAAFIVNSIGASSGTGTYLLPTSQAGVTLAPSFTNTMTANRINIQYTSNRFLVQPQKTNFAPRVGFAYKVTDRLVMRAGYGIFFGGLESAGYYPNLGLNYPFQFESGYNSTTLHGACTTTNCQNNGITLENGFSTAIAAGLQNSVSNPSLRGSDAQVKTPYSQQFNLAFEYSLSRTLAASVAYVGSNSRHLIVFPDKNGPVSLLAPGVDVTPYRPFPTIGGTAYSSYAGASNYNSLQAKLDKRMNNGLSFLASYTYAHALDNSPTPLGSTGDAGYRNPNLIGIGSDYSNSPIDVRHRFTINGSYALPYGVGRQFGNHPGFMNLVFGGWTNSLTFIAQTGNPFSMNSSVTTQSGATTHPYLISDPFKGGGSPDASRTDLAGYSCPTQTRTPTHWYNPCAFVNPPAVPSGAQISGLAALRYLGSPRNSIYGPGYERINGSLFKNFTIWREASLQLRADYFNLLNTPAYGNPNANIGTGGGQITSARSLGQFYPDSRFWQFAAKVNF, from the coding sequence ATGAAAGCAATCAGGGATTACTCAGAAACACGACGCAGAAGCAGGCAATGGATATGGGCCGCACTCCTGGCGGCACTCCTCCTCACGCTTTCCCCCCTTCACGCCCAGGTAGATCAGGGCACAATCACTGGAACAGTGACCGACCCGTCGGGCGCCGTGGTGCCCAATGCCTCGGTTACGGTAACGAACGTGGACACCGGATTCACACAGTCCGATAAGACTGACTCAAGAGGCCTCTACACTTTCTCGCCGCTGAAGATCGGACGTTACAGCGTGAAGGTGGCCGCCCCCGGCTTCGCTACCAAGCAGCAGGACAACGTGCAGCTTCACGTGGGTGAACGCACCGGCATCAACATTGGCCTTGCCATCGGTTCAGAGGAAACCGTCCAGGTAACCACCGAACCGCCGCTGCTACAGACCGAAGACGGTTCGACCGGGCAGGTGGTGGATGCGCAGACCATCGTGGACACGCCGCTGAATGGCCGCAACTACGTCTTCATCGCGCAACTTTCCGCTGGCATCGCACCGGGCAATGGTTCACGTGGTGCCGGCAAGGGCGACTTCTCTGCCAACGGCATGCGTTCCGAGCAAAACAACTTCCTGCTGGACGGTGTCGACAACAACGTCAACGTGGTGGACTTCTTCAACGGTGCGTCCTACAACGTGAAGCCACCACCGGAGGCACTGGCAGAGTTCAAGGTCCAGACCGGCTCCTACAGCGCAGAATACGGCCACTCCGCTGGCGCAGTCGTGAACGTGTCTGTGAAGTCCGGCACCAACAGCATTCACGGTTCTGCATGGGAATACATCCGTAACGATGCGTTTGATATTCACGAATGGGCATCGTTCGGCAATCGCGTTGTGCCGAAGTATCGTCAGAACCAGTTCGGCGGAACGATTGGTTTCCCCATCATCAAGGACAAGCTCTTCTTCTTCGGCGATGCAGAAGCAAACCGCATTATCTTTGGCGAGAGCGGAAACTACAGCGTACCCACGGCGCTGATGCGGCAGGGCGATTTCTCTGAACTGCTGAACACGAACTTGACCGGCGCCACACCGGTGCAGCTCGTGCAACCCAACTCCGGCAATCAGGCCACCCCGCTCTCATGCAATGGCAAGCTGAACGTCCTCTGCCCCAGCCAGATCAACCAGACCGCTCTGAACATCCTCAAGATGTATCCGGCCCCCAACCAGAGCGTGAATGGCCTGATCACCAACAACTACTTCAGCAACCGAAATGCCGTGGATAACACCACGCAGTTCGACGTGCGCGTGGACTACAACGCCACGCAGAAGGATCAGGCGTTCGTTCGCGCAAGCTACTCCAACACGCCAGGCACGCGCACCCCGGTGTTCGGCAATGTGCTTGATGGCGGCGGCTTCGGCGACACGGGCACGATCGTCAATCTGTCAGAAGCTCTGGCAGCAAGTGAAACGCACGTCTTCAATCCGAACTTCGTAAACGAAATCCGGTTCGGCTACAACTATGGCAACTTCGGTTTCAATCCTCCGAACACCGATAAGAGCGGCGTTGCAGCCAGCATTGGCCTTGGCGGCATCCCTGGCGGAGCAAACAACGGCGGCCTGCCAAACGTCGCCGTTACGGGTATCTCCTCCTTCGGCTCTCCCACATGGGCTCCCACGAACGAGTATCAGAACGTCTACCAGATTCTGGACAACGTGACCAAGATCGTTCGGAGCCACAGCATCCGTATGGGCGTCAGCTTTCAGCGCATCCGTTTCTCCACTCTGCAGCCGATTGAACCTCGCGGTGCTTACAACTTCACCGGCAAGTTCACGGCAGCACAAGGTTCTCCCACCGTGGGTGGTGTCGCATACAGCGGCTCTGGCGTTGCTGACTTCCTCACCAACAACATGGACACCGCGTACGTCACCAACATCTCCACCACGGACGATGTGCGCTGGATTCGCGCCGGGTACTTCCAGGACGATTGGAAGATCACACCCAAATTCACACTCAACGTGGGTCTGCGTTACGAATATGCGCAACCCTATAAGGAACGCCACGATCACCAGGCAGCCTTCATTGTGAACAGCATCGGAGCCAGCTCCGGTACGGGCACTTATCTCTTACCCACTTCACAAGCCGGAGTGACGTTAGCGCCCAGCTTCACGAATACGATGACGGCGAACCGTATCAACATCCAATACACCAGCAACCGCTTCCTGGTGCAGCCACAGAAGACAAACTTTGCACCACGCGTCGGTTTCGCCTACAAAGTTACGGACCGCCTCGTGATGCGCGCCGGTTACGGCATCTTCTTTGGCGGACTGGAAAGCGCTGGCTACTACCCAAACCTGGGCTTGAACTATCCGTTCCAATTCGAGTCTGGATATAACTCCACAACCCTGCATGGAGCCTGCACCACCACAAACTGCCAGAACAATGGCATCACGCTGGAAAATGGCTTCTCAACTGCAATTGCAGCCGGATTGCAGAACTCTGTATCCAATCCAAGTCTTCGCGGATCGGATGCACAGGTGAAGACGCCATACAGCCAGCAGTTCAATCTGGCGTTCGAATACTCGCTGTCGCGTACGCTTGCTGCCAGCGTGGCGTACGTTGGATCGAACTCACGTCACCTCATCGTGTTCCCTGACAAGAACGGCCCTGTCTCCCTCCTGGCGCCGGGTGTGGACGTCACGCCTTACCGTCCGTTCCCGACGATCGGTGGCACGGCATACAGTTCGTATGCAGGAGCATCCAATTACAACTCGCTCCAGGCAAAGCTGGATAAGCGCATGAACAACGGCCTCAGCTTCCTGGCCAGCTACACCTATGCACATGCACTCGATAATTCTCCGACACCGCTAGGCAGCACGGGCGATGCGGGGTATCGCAATCCAAACCTGATCGGCATCGGCTCCGATTACAGCAACTCGCCGATCGACGTTCGTCACCGCTTCACCATCAATGGTTCTTATGCTCTTCCGTATGGTGTTGGACGCCAGTTCGGTAACCATCCCGGCTTCATGAACCTGGTGTTCGGCGGCTGGACCAACAGCCTGACGTTCATCGCGCAGACGGGAAATCCCTTCAGCATGAACAGCAGCGTCACCACGCAATCCGGTGCTACCACGCACCCGTACCTCATTAGCGATCCGTTCAAGGGAGGCGGATCACCTGACGCGAGCCGTACCGATCTGGCGGGATATTCCTGCCCGACGCAGACACGAACCCCAACTCACTGGTACAACCCCTGTGCCTTCGTCAATCCTCCGGCCGTCCCTTCAGGGGCACAGATCAGTGGACTTGCTGCCCTGCGCTATCTCGGGTCGCCTCGCAACTCGATCTACGGTCCCGGCTACGAGCGCATCAATGGCTCGCTGTTCAAGAACTTCACCATCTGGCGTGAAGCTTCTCTGCAACTGCGTGCCGACTACTTCAACCTGCTGAATACGCCCGCTTACGGCAACCCCAATGCCAACATTGGAACCGGTGGTGGACAGATCACCTCAGCCCGCAGTCTGGGACAGTTCTATCCCGACTCGCGATTCTGGCAGTTCGCCGCGAAGGTCAACTTCTAA
- a CDS encoding tetratricopeptide repeat protein, translating to MRRILLIPSVALTLIGVQATTAQSSSPKNNVAHSSTASCAARTMTPEDAAKERKALASLDANDVASAQPDLVALAKKYPCRFELQAAAGMALAEAENVNAAVPFLRQAHARRPTDDAIAFNLALAELKTGNVDSALPLLQKVASRNPNRADTQLALAAAFMQSKRPSDAAAAFKKASMDLTAGGQAVPLELRMDWASALLQSHRPSEARDVLRSADGLQQSAPALALLAETAEATGDYEEAARSFESAARLDPSEPMIVAYGNELLQHRTFGPAIEILKYGTEKFPESQRMHLALGAAYFNNAMYPLAAPEFYTMLLRSPNDTLAADMLGRSCADATAASLQECTALEGFAKEHPENAVAATYAATAILQRPTEARDSQTAEHLLQNALRADPKLADTWYQMGILQQSRNQWNESAASLEHAIALQPDFADAHYRLSRAYSRMGRREEAIAEVQLEMKFRQENKDANSLRMQKIVRILTVDKQP from the coding sequence GTGCGTCGCATCCTACTCATTCCTTCGGTTGCACTCACGCTCATCGGCGTGCAGGCTACTACTGCGCAGAGTTCCTCCCCAAAGAACAACGTCGCTCATTCCAGCACAGCGTCATGCGCAGCCAGGACCATGACACCGGAAGATGCAGCAAAAGAACGCAAGGCGCTTGCCAGCCTGGATGCCAATGACGTTGCATCCGCACAACCCGATCTCGTCGCTCTTGCAAAGAAATACCCTTGTCGATTCGAACTTCAGGCAGCCGCAGGCATGGCCCTTGCTGAAGCTGAAAACGTCAACGCAGCCGTTCCGTTTCTTCGCCAGGCTCACGCACGTCGTCCCACCGATGATGCCATCGCGTTCAATCTTGCACTGGCGGAATTGAAAACGGGGAACGTGGATTCCGCGTTACCGCTGCTTCAAAAGGTCGCATCCCGAAATCCAAACAGGGCCGATACGCAGTTGGCCCTTGCTGCAGCATTCATGCAGAGCAAACGTCCCTCGGACGCAGCCGCCGCCTTCAAAAAAGCGAGCATGGATCTCACTGCCGGTGGACAGGCCGTGCCTCTGGAACTGCGCATGGACTGGGCATCGGCGCTTCTGCAAAGTCATCGTCCATCCGAGGCCCGTGACGTGCTGCGCTCTGCAGACGGTCTGCAACAATCCGCCCCTGCTCTGGCATTGCTCGCTGAAACGGCTGAAGCAACTGGCGATTACGAAGAAGCCGCACGCTCCTTTGAAAGTGCCGCGCGTCTTGATCCCTCCGAACCGATGATTGTCGCGTATGGGAACGAGTTGCTGCAGCATCGCACCTTTGGTCCTGCAATCGAAATCCTCAAGTACGGCACGGAAAAATTCCCTGAGAGCCAACGCATGCATCTGGCCCTGGGCGCGGCGTACTTCAACAACGCGATGTATCCGTTGGCCGCTCCGGAGTTCTACACCATGCTGCTACGTTCGCCCAACGACACATTGGCTGCGGACATGTTGGGCCGCAGTTGTGCCGATGCAACGGCTGCGTCGTTGCAGGAGTGCACTGCACTGGAAGGCTTCGCAAAGGAGCATCCCGAAAACGCTGTCGCGGCAACATACGCAGCCACGGCCATCCTTCAGCGCCCGACGGAAGCGCGCGATTCACAGACGGCCGAGCATCTGCTGCAAAACGCACTGCGCGCAGACCCGAAGCTTGCAGACACCTGGTATCAGATGGGCATCCTGCAGCAATCGCGCAATCAGTGGAATGAGAGCGCAGCATCGCTGGAACATGCCATCGCTCTGCAGCCGGATTTTGCCGATGCGCACTATCGGCTGTCGCGCGCGTATAGCCGCATGGGGCGCCGCGAAGAAGCTATAGCGGAAGTACAGCTTGAGATGAAGTTTCGCCAGGAAAACAAGGACGCAAACAGCCTGAGGATGCAGAAGATCGTCCGCATTCTTACCGTGGATAAACAGCCGTAA
- a CDS encoding DUF5597 domain-containing protein, with amino-acid sequence MIPFSALQRLTLRFMVAAIGCAITSASHAQTSQSPRMVEHDGHHALFVDGAPYLVLGAQINNSSTWPSTLPKVWPALQRMHANTIEAPIYWEQLEPHPGQFDFSSVDQLVKGSREHNLRLVVLWFGTWKNGNMHYVPEWVKTNPQKYPRVLNRDGDPIDVLSAQSQTNLDADKHAFEALMSHLAEIDAQDHTVILVQVENESGNIGSPRDFSTASNREFAGAVPADLTHALHTKSGSWSEVFGGDADETFQAYHQAKYLNEIAAAGKAKFNIPMYCNVWLSYPIAELPERQVRNPGIQYPSGGPTQWMLPLWKALAPSIDAIGPDIYSSDPAFYTKVLETYARPDNALWIPETGNGDDYAPYLFLALGHGTIGFSPFGVDDTGWTFKDGEGPVAHTRNYALLNPMARELALLNFQGALKTAMELPGQPEQELDFGKWKASVRFGFPQRDGQRVPGTPNHEGRALVAQLGPDEFLVTGIESSVAFHTEGKLPGIRMQILSAEEGRYENGTWKPTRLWNGDQTDRGLNFHRGADTVVKIRLGTF; translated from the coding sequence ATGATTCCGTTCTCTGCCCTGCAACGCTTGACTCTGCGGTTCATGGTCGCGGCCATAGGTTGCGCAATCACTTCAGCAAGCCACGCTCAGACATCGCAGTCACCGCGCATGGTGGAACACGACGGTCATCATGCATTATTCGTTGACGGCGCTCCATACCTTGTCCTGGGAGCTCAGATCAACAACTCCAGCACGTGGCCTTCCACGCTTCCCAAAGTGTGGCCAGCTCTGCAACGCATGCATGCCAATACCATCGAAGCGCCTATCTATTGGGAGCAGTTGGAACCACATCCCGGCCAGTTCGACTTCTCCTCTGTCGACCAGCTTGTAAAGGGCAGCCGCGAACACAACCTCCGTCTCGTCGTGCTTTGGTTTGGAACATGGAAAAACGGCAACATGCACTACGTTCCGGAGTGGGTGAAAACGAATCCGCAGAAGTATCCGCGCGTGCTCAACCGCGATGGCGATCCCATCGACGTGCTCTCCGCGCAGTCGCAGACAAATCTCGATGCGGACAAGCATGCTTTCGAAGCCCTGATGAGCCATCTCGCCGAGATCGACGCACAGGATCACACCGTCATCCTTGTGCAAGTAGAAAATGAATCCGGCAACATTGGATCGCCACGCGATTTCTCCACCGCGTCGAACCGCGAATTCGCCGGCGCTGTGCCAGCCGATCTTACGCATGCGCTTCATACGAAGTCTGGTAGTTGGAGCGAAGTCTTCGGTGGAGACGCCGATGAAACCTTCCAGGCCTATCATCAGGCGAAGTACCTCAATGAAATCGCCGCGGCAGGTAAGGCGAAGTTCAACATCCCCATGTATTGCAACGTGTGGCTCTCGTATCCCATTGCTGAGCTTCCCGAACGGCAGGTCCGCAATCCTGGCATTCAATATCCATCGGGTGGACCAACCCAGTGGATGCTTCCGTTGTGGAAGGCTCTTGCACCATCCATCGATGCAATTGGTCCGGACATCTACTCCTCTGATCCCGCGTTCTACACAAAGGTGCTTGAGACTTATGCAAGACCGGACAATGCGCTGTGGATTCCGGAAACCGGCAACGGCGACGACTATGCACCGTACCTCTTCCTCGCACTTGGTCACGGCACCATTGGCTTCTCACCCTTTGGCGTGGACGACACGGGATGGACCTTCAAAGACGGCGAAGGCCCAGTGGCACATACGCGGAACTATGCGCTGCTGAATCCCATGGCACGCGAGCTTGCGTTGTTGAACTTTCAGGGCGCCCTGAAGACAGCGATGGAACTGCCGGGACAGCCGGAACAGGAACTTGACTTCGGCAAGTGGAAAGCCTCTGTCCGCTTTGGTTTCCCGCAGCGCGATGGGCAGCGTGTTCCCGGTACGCCGAACCATGAAGGACGCGCGCTTGTTGCGCAGCTTGGGCCTGACGAATTCCTCGTTACCGGGATTGAAAGCAGCGTCGCTTTTCATACGGAGGGTAAGTTGCCGGGCATCCGCATGCAGATTCTTTCTGCTGAAGAAGGCCGTTATGAAAACGGCACATGGAAACCGACGCGCCTGTGGAATGGCGATCAGACCGACCGTGGTTTGAACTTTCATCGTGGAGCCGACACCGTTGTGAAGATCCGGCTCGGGACCTTCTAG
- a CDS encoding CAP domain-containing protein, protein MLCRLTVAQHTVAEQYLFQAINAERAAAGLHAVAWNPTLTHAAQEHALRMRSAQSISHQFQGESGLAERAAASGSRFSRVAENVATSTSILEMHTALMNSPRHRDNILDPAVNSIGISVVVSGRQMWGVEDFARDVQPLSYRQQETQVAQLISAAGVSSVAASEAARATCRQSSGYQGDRPAFVMRFSSTDLNRLPAQLTTRIAQGGFSSAAVGACDMQSKSSFATYNIAVVLYP, encoded by the coding sequence ATGTTGTGCCGTTTGACTGTGGCACAACATACGGTCGCAGAACAGTACTTGTTTCAGGCTATCAACGCAGAACGTGCCGCTGCGGGTCTGCATGCGGTTGCGTGGAATCCAACACTGACGCATGCAGCACAGGAGCACGCGTTGCGTATGCGGTCTGCACAGTCGATCTCGCACCAGTTTCAGGGGGAATCGGGACTGGCAGAGCGTGCGGCTGCCAGTGGATCGCGATTCTCGCGTGTTGCAGAAAATGTGGCTACAAGCACCTCGATTCTGGAGATGCATACGGCGCTGATGAACTCACCACGTCATCGTGACAACATTCTTGATCCGGCAGTGAATTCCATTGGTATTTCCGTTGTAGTTTCCGGGCGGCAGATGTGGGGTGTGGAAGACTTTGCGCGCGATGTGCAGCCACTGTCCTATCGTCAGCAGGAGACGCAGGTGGCACAACTTATATCGGCTGCAGGAGTTTCCAGTGTGGCTGCCAGTGAAGCTGCACGTGCCACATGCAGGCAGTCTTCCGGCTATCAGGGTGACAGGCCAGCATTTGTCATGCGCTTCAGTTCGACCGATCTGAATCGCTTACCGGCTCAGTTGACCACGCGCATTGCACAGGGTGGATTTTCCAGCGCAGCAGTCGGCGCATGTGACATGCAAAGTAAGTCCAGCTTTGCCACGTACAACATTGCTGTTGTGTTGTATCCCTGA
- a CDS encoding GDP-L-fucose synthase family protein produces MPKDAPIFVAGHGGLVGSAIVRELKRLGYTQVLTRSRTELDLQDAEAVLHFFQETKPQFVVLAAAKVGGILANNTYPADFIHDNLKIQNSVIEACYATDVDRLLFLGSSCIYPKMAPQPMPESCLLTGPLEPTNRPYALAKIAGIEMCWSYNRQFGTKYLAAMPTNLYGPNDNFDLKNSHVLPALIRKTAQAIRDGAEAVEVWGSGTPKRELLYSDDLAEACVYLLNLPAEEYAKLLREDTPPLINIGTGEDVTIRELAETVARVLGFKGVLRFDLTKPDGTPRKLMDVSLIHSLGWKHRVELEEGIRRTWEAVRGELAG; encoded by the coding sequence ATGCCGAAGGATGCGCCCATCTTTGTTGCCGGGCATGGTGGCCTGGTGGGTTCGGCGATTGTGCGCGAACTGAAGCGGCTTGGCTATACGCAGGTTCTAACGCGTTCGCGTACGGAACTGGATCTGCAGGATGCGGAAGCAGTGCTGCATTTCTTTCAGGAGACGAAGCCGCAATTTGTGGTGCTGGCGGCGGCGAAGGTGGGTGGCATTCTGGCCAACAACACCTATCCCGCCGACTTTATTCACGACAACCTGAAGATTCAGAACAGCGTGATTGAAGCTTGTTATGCGACGGATGTGGACCGTCTGCTGTTCCTGGGATCGAGCTGCATTTATCCCAAGATGGCGCCGCAGCCCATGCCGGAAAGCTGCCTGCTGACGGGACCGCTGGAACCGACGAATCGTCCGTATGCGTTGGCGAAGATCGCTGGCATTGAGATGTGCTGGTCGTACAACCGGCAGTTTGGCACAAAGTATCTGGCGGCCATGCCGACGAATCTCTACGGACCGAATGACAACTTCGATCTGAAGAACTCGCATGTGCTGCCGGCATTGATTCGCAAGACGGCGCAGGCCATCCGGGACGGCGCGGAAGCAGTGGAAGTGTGGGGCAGCGGTACGCCGAAGCGCGAACTGCTGTATTCCGACGATCTGGCCGAAGCGTGCGTGTATCTGCTGAATCTGCCCGCAGAGGAATATGCAAAGCTGCTGCGCGAAGACACGCCGCCGTTGATCAATATCGGCACGGGCGAGGATGTGACAATCCGCGAACTGGCCGAAACTGTTGCGCGTGTTTTGGGGTTCAAGGGAGTGTTGCGCTTCGACCTTACGAAGCCAGACGGCACACCGCGCAAGTTGATGGATGTTTCACTGATTCACAGCCTGGGATGGAAACACCGTGTCGAACTGGAAGAGGGGATTCGACGCACGTGGGAGGCTGTACGGGGTGAATTGGCGGGTTAG